One window from the genome of Rhinolophus ferrumequinum isolate MPI-CBG mRhiFer1 chromosome 10, mRhiFer1_v1.p, whole genome shotgun sequence encodes:
- the LOC117029217 gene encoding keratin, type II cytoskeletal 5 isoform X1, which produces MSRQSSVSFRSGGSRSFSAASAITPSVSRTSFTSMSRSGGGGGSFGRISLGGAGGAGGYGSRSLYNLGGSKRISISAGGGGGGFRNRFGAGAGGGFGFGSGAGIGFGLGGGAGGGFGSGGGVGFGSGGGVGFGLGGGPGFGGGFGGPGFPVCPPGGIQEVTVNQSLLTPLNLQIDPVIQRVRTEEREQIKTLNNKFASFIDKVRFLEQQNKVLDTKWTLLQEQGTKTVRQNLEPLFEQYINNLRRQLDSVLGERGRLDSELRNMQDLVEDFKNKYEDEINKRTTAENEFVMLKKDVDAAYMSKVELEAKVDALMDEINFLKMFFEAELSQMQTHVSDTSVVLSMDNNRSLDLDSIIAEVKAQYEDIANRSRTEAESWYQTKYEELQQTAGRHGDDLRSTKHEISEMNRMIQRLRAEIDNVKKQCANLQNAIADAEQRGELALKDARNKLAELEDALQKAKQDMARLLREYQELMNTKLALDVEIATYRKLLEGEECRLSGEGVGPVNISVVTNSVSSAYGGGGGYGGGLGGGLGGGLGGGLGGGLGGGLGGGLGGGLGGGLGGGGGSSSYHFGGSGGVGLGSGFSSSSGRSMGGGFGSGSGSGVSGSSVKFVSTTSSSRKSFKS; this is translated from the exons ATGTCGCGCCAGTCGAGTGTGTCTTTTCGGAGTGGGGGCAGCCGTAGCTTCAGCGCCGCCTCCGCCATCACTCCATCTGTCTCCCGCACCAGTTTCACCTCCATGTCCCGGTccgggggtggtggtggcagcttTGGCCGGATCAGCCTTGGCGGGGCTGGTGGAGCAGGCGGCTATGGTAGCCGAAGCCTCTACAACCTGGGAGGCTCCAAGAGGATCTCCATCAGCgctggtggtggcggtggtggcttCAGGAACCGATTTGGTGCTGGTGCTGGAGGTGGCTTTGGCTTTGGAAGTGGAGCCGGGATTGGATTTGGTTTAGGCGGTGGAGCTGGTGGTGGCTTTGGGAGTGGTGGCGGTGTTGGCTTTGGGAGCGGTGGCGGTGTTGGCTTTGGGCTCGGTGGAGGTCCTGGCTTTGGAGGTGGCTTTGGTGGCCCTGGCTTCCCTGTCTGTCCCCCTGGAGGCATCCAAGAGGTCACTGTCAACCAGAGTCTCCTGACTCCCCTCAACCTGCAAATCGACCCCGTCATCCAGCGGGTGCGGACCGAGGAGCGGGAGCAGATCAAGACCCTCAACAACAAGTTCGCCTCCTTCATCGACAAG GTGCGGTTCCTGGAGCAGCAGAACAAGGTCCTGGACACCAAGTGGACCCTGCTGCAGGAGCAGGGCACCAAGACCGTGAGGCAGAACCTGGAGCCTTTGTTCGAGCAGTACATCAACAACCTCAGGAGACAGCTGGACAGTGTCCTCGGCGAGAGAGGCCGCCTGGACTCGGAGCTAAGGAATATGCAGGACCTGGTAGAGGACTTCAAGAACAA GTATGAAGATGAAATCAATAAGCGGACCACCGCTGAGAATGAGTTCGTGATGCTGAAGAAG GACGTGGATGCCGCCTACATGAGCAAGGTGGAGCTAGAAGCCAAGGTCGATGCCCTGATGGATGAGATCAACTTCCTGAAGATGTTCTTTGAGGCG GAGCTGTCCCAGATGCAAACGCACGTCTCCGACACGTCCGTGGTCCTGTCCATGGACAACAACCGCTCCTTGGACCTGGACAGCATCATCGCCGAGGTTAAGGCCCAGTACGAGGACATCGCCAACCGCAGCCGGACAGAAGCCGAGTCCTGGTACCAGACCAAG TACGAGGAGCTGCAGCAGACAGCGGGCAGACACGGCGACGATCTCCGCAGCACCAAGCATGAGATCTCCGAGATGAACCGGATGATTCAGAGGCTGAGAGCTGAGATCGACAATGTCAAGAAGCAG TGTGCCAACCTGCAGAACGCCATTGCTGATGCTGAGCAGCGTGGGGAGCTGGCCCTCAAGGACGCCAGGAACAAGCTGGCAGAGCTGGAAGACGCCCTGCAGAAGGCCAAGCAGGACATGGCCCGGCTGCTGCGCGAGTACCAGGAGCTCATGAACACCAAGCTTGCCCTGGACGTGGAGATTGCCACCTACAGGAAGCTGCTGGAGGGCGAGGAGTGCAG atTGAGTGGAGAAGGAGTTGGACCAGTCAACATCT CTGTCGTCACAAACAGCGTCTCCTCTGCCTACGGTGGTGGCGGTGGCTATGGCGGCGGCCTCGGTGGAGGTCTTGGCGGTGGCCTCGGTGGAGGTCTTGGCGGCGGCCTCGGTGGAGGTCTTGGCGGCGGCCTCGGTGGAGGTCTTGGCGGAGGTCTTGGCGgaggtggtggcagcagcagctaCCACTTTGGTGGCAGTGGGGGCGTCGGCCTAGGCTCTGGCTTCAGTTCAAGCAGTGGCCGAAGCATGGGGGGTGGCTTTGGCAGTGGCAGCGGCAGTGGGGTCAGTGGCTCCAGCGTCAAATTTGtctccaccacctcctcctcccgAAAGAGCTTCAAGAGCTAA